TCCAGCAGGGCTGTGGCATAGGAATCCTTGCCATACTGGGCCTTGAACTCGTCGCCTGCGCCCTGCAGGCGCTCCTCGTTCATATCGTTCAGCACCACTACGGCGCCCTCTTCCACAAACTTCTTCGCGATGGCCTTGCCTATGCCGCCCGCGCTGCCTGTTATCAGGGCTATCCGGCCTGAGAGCGCCTTGGGCTTGGGCATGCGCTGCAGCTTCGCCTCCTCTAGCAGCCAGTACTCAATATCAAACGCCTCCTGACGCGGCAGCGAGGTGTACTCCGATACCGCCTCCGCGCCTTTCATCACGTTGATGGCGTTGATATAGAACTCAGAGGCCACCCGCGTGGTCTGCTTGTCTTTTGAGAAGGTAAACATGCCCACGCCCGGGTACAGAATCACCACCGGGTTTTTGTCGCGCACAGCCGGGCTGTTTGGGTGCTTGTGGTTCTCGTAGTAGGCGGCGTACATCTGGCGGTACTCCTCAAATGCCGGTGCCAGCCTTTCCTTCAGCGCCTTCGCGTCCGACAGGTCCTCGTCAGGCTTCAGGTCCAGTACCAGCGGGCTGATTTTGGTGCGCAGGAAGTGGTCGGGGCAACTGGTGCCCATTGGGGCGAGCCTGTCCAGGTCGTTGGAGTTGATGAACTCCAGCACCCGGGCGTCATCGGTGAAGTGGCCCACCATATGGCGCTCGCTGGAGCAGAAGCCCCGCAGCACCGGCGCCAGCGCGGCGGCCTGCTTTCTGCGGGCACTCTCTTCCAGGCTCTGTATTTTAGCGCCCCCGAACACGGGGCCTTTCTTGCCGATGTTCTGCTCCAGGTACTCGGCGCACTTCTCTATTACCTCCAGTGTGTTCACGTAGCTCTCATAGGCGGTATCGCCCCAGGTGAAGAGGCCGTGGGAGCCGAGCATGATACCCCGGATGCCGGGGTTCTCGTCGAGGCACTGGCGCAGCTGCAAGCCCAGGTCGAAGCCGGGTCGCTGCCAGCCCACCCACCCGATGGTGCCGCCGAACAGCTCCTCGGTTATTTTCTGCCCGTCTTTGGCGGCGGCAATGGCGATGGCCGCATCCGGGTGCAGGTGGTCGATGTGCTTGAAGGGAAGAAAACCGTGCAGCGGCGTGTCGATAGACGGGGCCTTGGAGCTGAGGTCGAAGATGCTGTGGTTGAAAAGCTCCACCATCTCGTCCTCGTGCTCGATGCCGCGGTACACGTTTTTCAGGCTTCGCAGGCGGTCCACATACAGGGCGGCGAGGCCGCTGCGCTTCAGCGTGCCCAGGTCGCCGCCGGATCCTTTCACCCACATCACCTCTGTTTCCTGTCCGGTCAGCGGGTCTTTGGCCATAACTTTGCAGGAGGTGTTGCCGCCCCCGTAATTCGTCAGCCTCAAATCGGCCCCCAGCAGGTTCGACCTGTAAATGAGCAGGCCCACCTCATCGCCCTGGAGCTTGGCGGCCTCCTCCTCATCCCACAGATAACTTACATGCCTGAACCCGGTTTTCGTTGTCAAATCTAACATATGCTTCAATAATTTTATGTTGCGGTTTTAATTTGAATATTACCGTACCCACAAAGGCCACGGAGAGCATGGTGGTGGTTACTCCCGGCACGAAAGCAGCAGCCATACAGCCCAACCTCCTGTGCCGCTGTAGCTGTAGCCAACACGCTGAACGCCCCGGGGCAAGCCCCAAACGACACCCATATTTTTTACTAAAATAAACAGAACAGAAATATTAACTCTCCTGTAGTGTCATGGTTTGGCCCCAGAAAAACATATCCTCATACTGCGGCGAACACCAAAATTGATATGCCCGGATAGGCAACCTGCCGGGTGTGTACGAATACAACCTGTTCTTTCCATTTCGGAGGAGGAACCGGGGGCGGGTTTCCTGCGCGGCTCACTATTTGAAATTTTATGCTGCCAGTGTTTTTTGGATCTGCATCAGGTAGGAAACCCGAAGCGCAGCCAAGGCGGGTTGCTGGTAGTGCGACAGGCATACAAGATAAAATAAGTGTGCCTCTGACCCAACCGATGGAGATTCAAGTTTGCAAAGCCAGGAAAACAATGGAGGGTTTGCGCAGAAATTAAGTATCTTGGCTCAGTAAAAACCTTGATCATCCATGCTTCACGACATACTGGAGGCCTACGGGCTGCCCCCGCAAGACTGCCTGACTGAGAAACTGGACTCGGGCCTGATAAACCGGACCTGGAAAGTAACGGCGGGACAGGAGGAATACGTGCTGCAGCGGGTGAACAACCAGGTGTTCAAGTCTCCGCAGGACATCTCGGACAACATCCAGAAGATAGGCCGCTTCCTGAGCACCCACTCCCCCGGTTACCTGTTCATATCTCCTGTTGCGACTGCTTCCGGTAAGTACCTGGTGCAGGACGGCGCCGGTGACTTTTACCGCCTGATGCCCTTTGTCAGGGGCTCGCGCACGATTGACACCGTCCGAACCAGGGAAGAGGCGTACGAGGCGGCCCGGCAGTTCGGCAGGTTCACCAGCCTGCTGTCGGGTTTCGGCACACAGGCGCTGCACTACACGCTGCCCGACTTCCACAACCTGACCCTGCGCTTCGAACAGTTTGAGGCAGCATATAAGCTGGCGGAACCGGAACGATTGACGGAGGCCAGCGGCCCCATCGAGGCTGCCTTCCGGCACCAGGGCCTCGTCAGCACGTACCAGTCCGTGAAAACAAACAGCGACATTCCGCTTCGCGTGATCCACCACGACACAAAGATCAGCAATGTGCTGTTTGATGAAAACGGCAAAGGCCTGTGCGTGATTGACCTGGACACCGTGATGCCGGGGTATTTCATCAGCGACCTGGGCGACATGATGCGCACCTACCTCTCGCCTGTGAGCGAGGAGGAGCGGGACCTGAGCAAGATCATTATCCGCGAGGATTATTTTGAAGCCGTGATAGAAGGGTACTTCTCTGAGATGGCCAAAGAATTGACGTCCGCCGAAAAGGATCTCTGCCTCTATGCGGGCGAGTTCATGATCTACATGCAGGCCATCCGCTTCCTGACGGATTTCCTGAACGGCGACACCTACTACGCCACTACTTATCCCAAACAGAACCTGGTGCGGGCGCAGAACCAGTTCACGCTGCTGCAGCGCTACCTGGACGCCGAGGAGCGCCTTGACAGGATTGTCCATAATTTTATAGACAAGGAACCGGCAAGGAATTCATAATGCAGGGAAGCCTTCCAGGGAGTTTATATATAGCCGGGCCCCTTTTGCGGCTGTGGAAGCAACCCTTCTCTATCACTTACTAAATATGGCTTCACACTCGTCTCAACAAAAAAGGGGGCACCTGCTGAGGTGCCCCCTTTTAGGGTAAAGTGCCGCCAGGTTATATATGGCGCTATATATGATTCAGGGCCTCTCTCGGCTTAAGCCAGCACCCTGACCGGACGGTCTGTGGGTTCTACTATATTTTTCCGGATAACAAAGTCGCCGAAGTGCTCTCCTGCCTCCCTTTCCTGCGCATAGGCCGCCAGTATAGGCTCCAGCGCCTCCAGGATGGCCTCTTCCGAAAGCATCTCTTTGTAGAGCGTATTCAGCCTGTCTCCATTGTGGCTGGCGCCCAGGTACAGGTTGTACCGCCCCAAGGCCCGGCCCACAAACCCGATTTCACCCAGCGAAGACCGGGCACAGCCGTTCGGGCAGCCCGTCATGCGAATGTTGATGGCATCGGTCTCCAGCCCGTTCTTCCGCATCAGCACATCCAGTTTGTCTACCAGCGAGGGCAGGTAGCGCTCTGACTCGGCGAAGGCAAGGCCGCAGGTGTTCAGGGCCACGCAGGCCATCGAACTGAGCCGCAGGCCTGTCAGCTTGGGATGGTTCAGGACCCCATGCTGCAGCAGAATATTCTCGATAATGTCCTTCTCCCCTTCTTCCACGTTCCCGATAATCAGGTTCTGGTTTCCGGTGAGCCGGAAATCGCCGTTGAGGACAAGGGCTACCTCGCGCAAGGCTTTCTTCAGTACATACCCTTCCTCGTCCTTCACCCGGCCGTGCTCCACAAA
This window of the Pontibacter russatus genome carries:
- a CDS encoding phosphotransferase enzyme family protein, giving the protein MLHDILEAYGLPPQDCLTEKLDSGLINRTWKVTAGQEEYVLQRVNNQVFKSPQDISDNIQKIGRFLSTHSPGYLFISPVATASGKYLVQDGAGDFYRLMPFVRGSRTIDTVRTREEAYEAARQFGRFTSLLSGFGTQALHYTLPDFHNLTLRFEQFEAAYKLAEPERLTEASGPIEAAFRHQGLVSTYQSVKTNSDIPLRVIHHDTKISNVLFDENGKGLCVIDLDTVMPGYFISDLGDMMRTYLSPVSEEERDLSKIIIREDYFEAVIEGYFSEMAKELTSAEKDLCLYAGEFMIYMQAIRFLTDFLNGDTYYATTYPKQNLVRAQNQFTLLQRYLDAEERLDRIVHNFIDKEPARNS
- a CDS encoding bifunctional aldolase/short-chain dehydrogenase, yielding MLDLTTKTGFRHVSYLWDEEEAAKLQGDEVGLLIYRSNLLGADLRLTNYGGGNTSCKVMAKDPLTGQETEVMWVKGSGGDLGTLKRSGLAALYVDRLRSLKNVYRGIEHEDEMVELFNHSIFDLSSKAPSIDTPLHGFLPFKHIDHLHPDAAIAIAAAKDGQKITEELFGGTIGWVGWQRPGFDLGLQLRQCLDENPGIRGIMLGSHGLFTWGDTAYESYVNTLEVIEKCAEYLEQNIGKKGPVFGGAKIQSLEESARRKQAAALAPVLRGFCSSERHMVGHFTDDARVLEFINSNDLDRLAPMGTSCPDHFLRTKISPLVLDLKPDEDLSDAKALKERLAPAFEEYRQMYAAYYENHKHPNSPAVRDKNPVVILYPGVGMFTFSKDKQTTRVASEFYINAINVMKGAEAVSEYTSLPRQEAFDIEYWLLEEAKLQRMPKPKALSGRIALITGSAGGIGKAIAKKFVEEGAVVVLNDMNEERLQGAGDEFKAQYGKDSYATALLDVTKSDQIKAAFDAAALAFGGVDIVVNNAGLSISKPIEEHTNNDWDLLYDVLVKGQFLVTQAGVEVMRKQGIGGDVLNIVSKNALVSGPNNAGYGSAKAAQLHLSRLNAAELGGDGIRVNVVNPDAVISDSNIWAGGWAEGRAKAYGVKVEELPAYYAKRTLLNEIILPEDIANACFAFVGGLLRKSTGNVLNVDGGVAMAFVR